A genome region from Methanobacterium formicicum includes the following:
- a CDS encoding rubredoxin: MRRYKCKVCNYIYDPENGEPRTNTPPGTAFEDLPDNWNCPKCGAGKFRFIPI; this comes from the coding sequence ATGAGAAGATACAAATGCAAAGTCTGTAACTACATTTACGACCCGGAGAATGGAGAACCACGAACCAACACCCCACCCGGAACAGCCTTCGAGGATCTGCCGGATAACTGGAACTGTCCTAAATGTGGTGCTGGCAAATTCCGATTTATACCCATTTAA
- a CDS encoding molybdenum cofactor biosynthesis protein MoaE — translation MIIARIISDYSQVITLDDLTRKIKESPAIGECGAIFTFEGIVRGKDEARTTDELVLTTPDTSKTEKELEDILRQVQEKHGVKDIAVVHYLGQFQPGDPLFLVAVSGGHRHETRAALEEIIERVKYELDFKKEEKGSAGSKIIMSGG, via the coding sequence ATGATAATTGCCCGGATTATTTCAGATTACAGCCAAGTCATTACCCTGGATGATTTAACCAGGAAAATCAAAGAAAGCCCGGCCATAGGTGAATGTGGAGCTATATTCACCTTTGAAGGAATTGTAAGGGGAAAGGATGAAGCCCGAACCACCGATGAACTCGTCCTCACCACCCCGGACACCAGTAAAACTGAAAAGGAACTGGAAGACATCCTCCGCCAGGTGCAGGAGAAGCACGGTGTTAAGGACATTGCCGTGGTCCATTACTTGGGCCAGTTCCAACCCGGAGACCCCTTGTTTCTGGTGGCAGTCTCGGGAGGGCACCGCCACGAAACCAGAGCAGCACTGGAGGAAATAATAGAAAGGGTGAAATACGAACTGGACTTTAAAAAAGAAGAAAAAGGCAGTGCAGGCAGTAAGATCATCATGTCTGGTGGTTAA
- a CDS encoding superoxide dismutase encodes MANKKYELPPLPYGYKDLEPYMSEEQLQIHHDKHHQAYVDGANALLDKFDSRPGVEFDVKAVAKELSFHVGGFVLHKMFWENLAPAPKGGGEPTGTLAKYIEKDFGSLERFKQEFSQAAISTEGSGWAALTICRRTDRLFITQIEKHNVNVIPHFRVLMVLDVWEHAYYLDYKNVRPDYVAAFWNLVNWEEVNRRLEIELLSNSLNLVDNRRVLDMKIEEFRENFDDWIASFDKK; translated from the coding sequence ATGGCAAATAAGAAATATGAACTTCCACCACTTCCCTACGGATACAAGGATCTGGAACCCTACATGTCTGAAGAACAACTCCAGATACACCACGATAAACATCATCAGGCCTACGTGGATGGAGCCAATGCCCTGCTGGATAAATTTGATAGCCGTCCCGGAGTGGAATTTGATGTGAAAGCCGTGGCCAAGGAACTCTCCTTCCATGTGGGTGGATTTGTACTGCACAAAATGTTCTGGGAGAACCTGGCACCGGCACCCAAGGGTGGAGGTGAACCCACCGGAACCCTGGCCAAATACATTGAAAAGGATTTTGGTAGTTTAGAAAGGTTCAAACAGGAGTTTTCACAGGCTGCCATCAGCACCGAAGGATCAGGATGGGCTGCTCTGACCATATGCCGCCGAACCGACCGTTTATTCATCACCCAGATTGAAAAACACAACGTCAATGTCATACCACACTTCCGGGTTCTGATGGTCCTGGATGTATGGGAACACGCCTACTACCTGGACTACAAGAATGTCCGACCAGACTACGTGGCTGCCTTCTGGAACCTGGTAAACTGGGAGGAAGTTAACCGCCGCCTGGAAATAGAACTCCTTTCAAACAGTTTAAACCTGGTGGACAACCGAAGGGTACTGGACATGAAAATCGAAGAGTTTAGGGAAAACTTCGATGACTGGATAGCCTCCTTTGATAAGAAATAA
- a CDS encoding ABC transporter ATP-binding protein, with amino-acid sequence MIKIENLSKTYQIEDGPEIKALDNVNLEVKKGEIVGIIGTSGSGKTSLLRVLRGVEPFDDGKITIDDITVTPESTTYYSRKLRKATAIHLQRSFGLWSETALNNVIRKLYGTKYGDEALTDFDFAYSEFEEEAMEILRVVGLEHKATHFAPVLSGGEKQRLIMARQLAKKPKVLLLDEPATMSCPKTKQEILDAIRNINEDLGVTVILVSHLPEVHHYLSHRLVLMENGRVKDEGTPDKIIKEFLQNMEEEIPKRDMEDVGEDIIQARDLKKSFYLLKAGNVLELKDVSFDVKEGEIVSLIGPSGAGKTVLLRMIGGLDLPDGGNVQFKLNNEWVDMHQPGIDRMKIRRQMGFMHQEFALVHHATIRDQIGGRLGIKGITVVDEAKKKAEEMGISDLALDVLYQLTDLPESEAKQRLEQLGLSGSILDTLFPSFPDNEVRKYSEPIFKALDLPMDILNRRSYELSGGQKVRATLALVLASQPKVLILDEPFGDLDPITLRTVSNSLKRINQEFNTTILMVSHHIDFIEELATRALRMDEGKLIGDGKAEEECDEFIESCGAEYLKDIAQWKEDLLGD; translated from the coding sequence ATGATTAAGATTGAAAATCTATCAAAAACTTATCAAATAGAAGATGGTCCCGAGATCAAGGCCCTGGATAATGTTAACCTGGAAGTAAAGAAGGGAGAGATTGTAGGTATTATTGGAACCAGTGGATCCGGTAAAACCAGCCTGCTGCGAGTGCTCAGGGGTGTGGAACCATTCGATGATGGAAAAATTACCATTGACGACATCACGGTAACTCCCGAATCCACCACTTACTATTCCCGTAAACTGCGTAAGGCTACCGCCATCCACCTGCAACGTTCCTTTGGATTATGGTCAGAAACAGCTTTAAATAATGTGATAAGGAAACTTTACGGAACTAAATATGGGGACGAAGCCTTAACTGATTTTGACTTTGCCTACAGTGAGTTTGAAGAAGAAGCCATGGAAATACTGCGGGTAGTGGGCCTGGAGCATAAGGCCACTCATTTTGCACCGGTGCTCAGCGGTGGTGAAAAACAACGCCTTATAATGGCCCGACAGTTAGCTAAAAAGCCTAAAGTCCTCTTACTGGATGAACCTGCTACCATGTCCTGTCCTAAAACCAAGCAGGAAATTTTGGATGCTATCCGTAACATCAATGAAGATCTGGGAGTGACCGTCATCCTAGTATCCCACCTCCCGGAAGTTCACCATTACCTGTCCCATAGATTGGTACTCATGGAAAATGGCCGTGTGAAGGACGAAGGAACTCCGGATAAGATAATTAAAGAATTCCTCCAGAATATGGAAGAAGAAATACCCAAACGGGATATGGAAGATGTTGGTGAGGATATAATCCAAGCCCGAGATCTTAAAAAGAGTTTCTACCTGCTTAAGGCCGGTAATGTACTGGAACTTAAGGATGTTAGCTTTGATGTTAAGGAGGGGGAAATTGTCTCCCTTATCGGTCCCAGCGGTGCGGGTAAAACTGTCCTGCTGCGTATGATCGGTGGTCTGGACCTTCCTGACGGAGGCAATGTCCAGTTTAAACTGAATAACGAATGGGTGGACATGCACCAGCCCGGGATCGACCGGATGAAAATTCGCCGGCAGATGGGATTCATGCACCAGGAGTTTGCACTGGTACACCACGCCACTATCCGGGATCAGATAGGGGGAAGGCTAGGAATTAAGGGCATTACCGTAGTGGACGAAGCCAAGAAAAAGGCTGAAGAAATGGGCATAAGTGACCTGGCCCTGGATGTTCTGTACCAGCTAACTGATCTACCGGAAAGCGAAGCAAAACAGCGTCTGGAACAGTTAGGATTATCTGGAAGTATTTTAGATACATTATTCCCCAGTTTCCCTGACAATGAAGTCAGAAAGTACTCAGAACCAATATTTAAAGCATTGGACCTCCCAATGGATATTTTAAACCGCCGTTCCTATGAATTATCTGGTGGTCAGAAAGTACGAGCTACTCTGGCCCTGGTACTGGCCTCCCAGCCCAAAGTTCTAATTTTAGATGAACCATTTGGAGATTTGGATCCCATAACCCTGCGTACCGTTTCCAACTCCCTGAAACGCATAAACCAGGAATTTAATACCACCATACTCATGGTCAGCCACCATATAGACTTTATTGAAGAACTGGCCACCCGAGCCCTTCGTATGGATGAGGGTAAACTCATTGGAGATGGGAAAGCAGAAGAGGAATGTGATGAATTCATAGAAAGCTGTGGAGCAGAATATCTGAAGGATATTGCTCAGTGGAAGGAAGATTTACTGGGAGATTAA
- a CDS encoding flavin reductase family protein codes for MEFVDLDVESFYRVLAPRPTIIVTTVNPEGEVNAAPFSFTMPVSVNPPLIAVASVPRHHTYQNLDKTREMVVNIPSVDILKELWVTGEKFPQGVSEIEKAGLTAMDSDTVKPPWIKECLAHMECEIEFTRECGDHQLVVGRVKKVGVREDALKDGLLNAEEMKPILHLGGEDFIVGDHRKIVPK; via the coding sequence ATGGAATTTGTAGATCTGGATGTGGAAAGCTTTTACCGGGTCCTGGCACCCCGACCCACCATTATAGTAACCACGGTTAACCCGGAGGGGGAGGTGAATGCTGCTCCTTTCTCTTTTACCATGCCAGTTTCAGTCAATCCACCCCTGATAGCCGTGGCCTCAGTTCCACGGCACCACACCTACCAGAACCTGGATAAAACCAGAGAAATGGTGGTTAACATCCCCTCAGTAGATATCCTCAAGGAACTCTGGGTCACCGGGGAAAAGTTCCCTCAGGGAGTGAGTGAGATTGAAAAAGCAGGATTAACAGCAATGGATTCTGATACTGTTAAACCACCCTGGATAAAGGAGTGTCTGGCCCATATGGAATGCGAAATTGAATTCACCCGGGAATGTGGTGACCACCAACTGGTGGTGGGCCGGGTTAAGAAGGTAGGTGTACGTGAAGATGCCCTGAAGGACGGGCTTCTCAATGCCGAAGAAATGAAACCTATACTCCACCTTGGTGGTGAAGACTTCATAGTCGGTGATCATCGTAAAATAGTTCCCAAATAA
- a CDS encoding nicotinamide-nucleotide adenylyltransferase has product MRGLLVGRMQPVHRGHLQVIERILNEVDEVIIGVGSAQTSHTTTDPFTAGERVMMITKALTENGVNPSRYYIIPVQDIECNSLWVAHLEMLTPPFAHVYSGNPLVQRLFQEKGYEVTEPPLFNRKTYSGTEVRRRMLSDGKWEELLPESVVKVIHEIDGISRIKHLDRKEESEV; this is encoded by the coding sequence ATGAGAGGACTTCTGGTGGGGAGGATGCAACCGGTACATAGGGGGCATCTCCAGGTGATAGAAAGAATACTCAATGAAGTGGATGAAGTGATTATTGGTGTGGGTAGTGCCCAGACCAGTCATACCACCACTGATCCCTTCACTGCTGGTGAGAGGGTGATGATGATTACCAAGGCCCTCACTGAAAATGGTGTGAACCCCTCACGCTACTATATCATACCAGTACAGGACATTGAATGTAATTCCCTATGGGTAGCTCACCTGGAAATGTTAACACCACCCTTTGCCCATGTATATTCTGGAAACCCCCTGGTACAGAGGCTTTTCCAGGAAAAGGGTTATGAAGTAACTGAACCACCATTATTCAACCGCAAAACTTATTCTGGAACAGAAGTACGTCGTAGGATGTTATCTGACGGTAAATGGGAAGAACTTCTACCAGAATCAGTGGTGAAGGTTATACATGAAATTGATGGAATTTCCAGAATTAAACATCTGGACCGCAAGGAGGAAAGTGAAGTATGA
- a CDS encoding peroxiredoxin, with translation MGEKIYEVRKIKKKGKGMPLIGDKFPKMEVQTTQGMMKLPKAFKGKWFILFSHPGDFTPVCTTEFVSFQLRYDQFRDLDCELIGLSVDQVHSHLKWIEWIWENFDVDIEFPVIADTGKVADTLGLIHPNKGTNTVRAVFIVDPEGIIRAMLYYPQELGRNMDEILRMVEGFQTADEKSVAIPANWPCNEIIGKGLIIPPASDIETAIKRPEKYKCFDWWLCYRNYYKW, from the coding sequence ATGGGTGAAAAAATCTACGAAGTTAGAAAGATCAAGAAAAAAGGGAAAGGAATGCCGTTAATTGGGGATAAATTCCCAAAAATGGAAGTTCAAACCACACAGGGGATGATGAAACTACCCAAAGCCTTTAAAGGCAAATGGTTCATTCTGTTCAGTCATCCCGGAGATTTCACACCGGTGTGTACCACGGAATTTGTTTCCTTCCAACTCCGTTACGATCAGTTCCGTGATCTTGACTGTGAACTCATTGGTCTCTCTGTGGATCAGGTTCACTCCCACCTGAAATGGATTGAATGGATATGGGAAAACTTCGATGTGGATATTGAATTTCCAGTCATTGCTGACACCGGTAAAGTGGCCGATACCCTGGGATTAATACACCCCAACAAAGGCACCAATACAGTTAGGGCGGTGTTCATCGTGGACCCTGAAGGGATTATCCGGGCCATGCTTTATTACCCCCAGGAACTGGGAAGAAACATGGATGAAATCCTGAGGATGGTGGAAGGATTCCAGACTGCAGATGAGAAGAGTGTGGCCATACCTGCCAACTGGCCCTGCAATGAAATCATTGGCAAAGGACTAATTATTCCCCCGGCCTCTGACATTGAAACTGCTATTAAAAGGCCAGAAAAATATAAATGCTTTGACTGGTGGCTGTGTTACCGCAATTACTATAAATGGTAG
- the thiD gene encoding bifunctional hydroxymethylpyrimidine kinase/phosphomethylpyrimidine kinase, which yields MIALSIAGFDPSGGAGILADVKTFQSLGIYPTAVITALTAQNVNRVDGVEPVNTPFVSKQIDMIMEGARIQHAKTGMLYSAEMVEMVARQVQEYQLKLVVDPVLVAGSGGDLSQEDLVEALRKHLLPVAELTTPNVYEAEALTGMEIVSEDDACEAATKLGKICPTVVTGGHLKGRDIFYKGSLHFIEGEIIKSINTHGSGCTYSAAITAYRAQGMGLLESIRKASDYTKKAIEHGEYGTLNQMWHHSP from the coding sequence ATGATAGCACTTTCTATTGCTGGTTTCGACCCCTCGGGAGGTGCTGGGATTCTGGCGGATGTGAAAACCTTCCAGTCTCTGGGGATTTATCCCACCGCAGTTATCACCGCCCTCACTGCCCAGAATGTAAACCGTGTGGATGGTGTGGAACCAGTAAACACCCCTTTCGTGTCCAAACAGATAGATATGATAATGGAGGGGGCAAGAATACAGCACGCCAAGACGGGTATGCTGTACTCGGCAGAGATGGTGGAGATGGTGGCTCGCCAGGTACAGGAGTACCAGTTAAAACTGGTGGTGGACCCGGTGCTGGTAGCCGGTTCTGGTGGTGATTTATCCCAGGAAGACCTGGTGGAAGCCCTAAGGAAACATCTTTTACCGGTGGCTGAGTTAACCACCCCTAATGTTTACGAAGCAGAAGCCCTCACCGGTATGGAAATAGTTAGTGAAGATGATGCCTGTGAAGCAGCCACTAAGCTGGGAAAAATATGCCCTACGGTGGTTACTGGTGGACACCTAAAGGGAAGGGATATTTTCTATAAAGGTTCATTACACTTCATTGAGGGTGAAATCATAAAAAGCATCAACACCCATGGATCAGGATGCACTTACTCGGCAGCCATCACTGCCTATCGGGCCCAGGGAATGGGCCTCCTGGAATCCATCCGGAAGGCATCGGATTATACCAAAAAAGCCATAGAACACGGTGAATATGGTACTCTGAATCAAATGTGGCATCACAGCCCATAA
- a CDS encoding phenylacetate--CoA ligase family protein, which translates to MIYNEKAECMSAPEKEELQLKRLQDVVKRAYENVPYYRKKLDAAGITPADIQTLEDIEKIPFTTKSDLRDAYPFGMFAVSTDDIVEVHTTSGTTGKPTVSGYTAKDLDIWGEVVARALSMAGATRKDIVQNCYGYGLFTGGLGVHHGGQKVGCTVIPISAGNTQRQIEIIQDFKSTILTCTPSYAMYIAEVLEREGVPPEDIKLKAGVFGAEMWTEEMRNEIERRLNLDALNIYGLTEIIGPGVANECMEKNGLHIFDDHFYPEIIDPQTLETLPEGEKGELVLTTLTREGMPVLRFRTRDITALRKGECGCGRTHIKMDRITGRSDDMLKIRGVIVFPSQIERALLKIPGMEPNYQIIATRPEHLDELEVQVEASPALFSDEVKHVEQVTRSIEKQIHDEIGLRVTVSLVEPQSLPRSEGKAVRVIDKRDMS; encoded by the coding sequence ATGATCTACAATGAGAAGGCTGAATGCATGTCAGCCCCTGAAAAGGAAGAATTACAGCTTAAAAGATTACAGGACGTTGTTAAAAGGGCCTATGAAAACGTGCCCTACTATCGGAAGAAGTTAGATGCTGCGGGGATAACACCTGCCGATATCCAGACCCTGGAAGACATTGAAAAGATACCATTCACCACTAAAAGTGACTTGAGGGATGCCTATCCCTTTGGAATGTTCGCCGTGAGTACCGATGACATTGTAGAAGTTCACACCACCTCGGGAACCACTGGAAAACCAACTGTATCTGGTTACACTGCTAAAGACCTGGACATATGGGGCGAAGTTGTGGCCCGTGCCCTTTCCATGGCCGGTGCCACCAGAAAGGACATAGTACAGAATTGTTATGGTTACGGTCTTTTCACCGGGGGTTTAGGAGTGCACCACGGTGGGCAGAAGGTAGGCTGCACCGTGATACCCATCAGTGCCGGTAACACCCAGCGCCAGATCGAGATAATCCAGGACTTTAAAAGCACCATCCTCACCTGCACCCCCAGCTATGCCATGTACATAGCCGAAGTACTGGAAAGGGAAGGAGTCCCTCCGGAGGATATAAAACTTAAAGCCGGGGTTTTCGGTGCTGAAATGTGGACGGAAGAGATGAGAAATGAGATTGAAAGAAGACTCAATCTAGATGCCCTGAATATCTACGGACTAACCGAGATCATTGGTCCGGGAGTAGCCAACGAGTGCATGGAAAAGAATGGACTGCACATCTTCGATGATCACTTCTACCCAGAGATCATCGACCCCCAGACCCTGGAAACACTGCCGGAAGGAGAGAAAGGGGAGCTGGTACTGACCACCCTAACCCGGGAAGGTATGCCCGTCCTGCGTTTTAGAACCAGGGATATCACCGCCCTGCGTAAGGGAGAATGTGGCTGTGGAAGAACTCACATTAAGATGGACCGTATAACCGGAAGATCCGATGACATGCTCAAGATAAGGGGAGTTATTGTGTTCCCATCCCAGATTGAAAGGGCACTCCTTAAAATACCGGGAATGGAACCCAACTACCAGATCATCGCCACCCGACCAGAACACCTGGATGAACTGGAAGTGCAGGTGGAAGCATCACCGGCCCTGTTCTCTGATGAAGTGAAACACGTGGAACAGGTAACCCGATCCATAGAAAAACAGATACACGATGAAATTGGACTCCGGGTTACAGTGAGTCTGGTTGAACCCCAGAGTCTGCCCCGTAGTGAAGGTAAAGCAGTCCGGGTTATTGATAAAAGAGATATGAGTTAA
- the rd gene encoding rubredoxin encodes MQKYLCKPCGYIYDPEQGDDMSGIEPGTAFEDLPDDWVCPMCGAGKDLFEPVD; translated from the coding sequence ATGCAGAAATACTTGTGCAAACCATGTGGATACATCTACGACCCTGAACAAGGAGATGACATGTCTGGAATTGAACCGGGAACCGCTTTTGAGGACTTACCCGATGATTGGGTCTGTCCAATGTGTGGTGCCGGTAAAGACCTGTTTGAACCGGTTGATTAA
- a CDS encoding pyrimidine dimer DNA glycosylase/endonuclease V, with protein sequence MRLWSLHPKYLDVKGLVALWREGLLARAVLKGKTKGYTNHPQLIRFKNQKNPVLFLDTFLNQVYLESKHRGYNFNLEKIGTKHTREQIPVTQGQLSYEMEHLLGKLQQREPEKYQQTKKMLNEDKFPIPNPVFMIIPGNIELWEKVKH encoded by the coding sequence ATGCGACTCTGGAGTCTCCATCCCAAGTATCTGGATGTTAAAGGACTGGTGGCACTCTGGAGAGAAGGTTTACTGGCCAGGGCTGTGTTAAAGGGTAAGACCAAGGGTTATACCAACCATCCACAACTTATTCGTTTTAAAAATCAAAAAAATCCGGTTCTTTTCCTGGATACCTTTTTAAACCAAGTATATCTGGAATCAAAACACCGGGGATACAACTTTAACCTGGAAAAAATAGGAACTAAACACACCCGGGAACAGATACCAGTTACCCAGGGACAGCTATCCTATGAAATGGAACACTTGCTGGGGAAACTCCAACAACGCGAACCTGAAAAGTACCAACAAACAAAAAAGATGCTCAACGAGGACAAATTCCCTATCCCCAATCCTGTTTTCATGATCATACCAGGGAATATTGAGTTATGGGAGAAAGTAAAGCATTGA
- a CDS encoding zinc-ribbon domain-containing protein, producing MVSSEEISRRLEAKKRGKTYSEVKKVPQSPSNVVCSECQTENPATAKFCVGCGAPLIKEETPQEMPSETPSSTMEAPSEPDYKICPSCNQKNKPDAKFCIICGHKFATENGEKPMESLVDVVSEEETVVTEASEAETQVSETVEVPEPETPVNEIAEVPEPETPTVEAVEVPESEIPVAEKESPEEKVIPEIKVPKHYQKEETPSEEVTSQAVPAEETSLKEAVSADEKLSSEPAEDPVVKIKKAKELLDIGAITQEEFDRIKNKYLELI from the coding sequence ATGGTCTCCAGTGAAGAGATAAGCAGAAGATTAGAAGCTAAAAAACGTGGTAAAACTTACTCTGAAGTGAAAAAAGTACCACAATCACCATCTAATGTGGTTTGTTCAGAGTGTCAAACTGAAAACCCGGCCACTGCCAAATTTTGTGTGGGCTGCGGTGCACCCCTGATTAAAGAGGAAACTCCCCAGGAAATGCCCTCAGAAACTCCCAGCTCAACCATGGAAGCTCCCAGTGAACCAGATTACAAAATATGCCCTTCCTGTAATCAGAAAAATAAACCAGATGCCAAGTTCTGCATTATCTGCGGACATAAATTCGCCACAGAGAACGGGGAAAAACCAATGGAATCACTGGTGGATGTGGTAAGTGAAGAGGAAACAGTGGTCACTGAAGCCTCTGAAGCTGAAACTCAGGTAAGTGAAACAGTAGAAGTTCCTGAGCCTGAAACCCCAGTAAATGAAATTGCAGAAGTTCCTGAGCCTGAAACCCCCACTGTTGAGGCTGTGGAAGTTCCTGAGTCTGAAATTCCGGTGGCTGAAAAAGAATCGCCTGAAGAAAAGGTTATTCCGGAAATTAAGGTACCAAAACATTATCAAAAAGAAGAAACTCCCAGCGAAGAGGTCACCTCCCAAGCTGTTCCTGCCGAGGAAACTTCTCTAAAAGAAGCAGTAAGTGCCGATGAAAAGTTATCGTCAGAACCCGCTGAAGACCCCGTTGTAAAAATTAAAAAAGCCAAGGAACTTCTGGATATCGGTGCCATAACCCAAGAAGAATTCGACCGGATTAAAAATAAGTACCTAGAATTAATATAA
- a CDS encoding universal stress protein, which produces MNKQEGNNMFNTIMVPTDGSEYSQKAEDTALALAKKLDSTVVAVHIIDEKLIYPYEVLEEEGKSILHKVQEKGEEIGVKVDEILIVGSPTNDMAKITEKAGADLVVMSTHGKTGLERLIMGSVAESALKKIPVPVLLVKKG; this is translated from the coding sequence ATGAATAAACAGGAAGGCAACAACATGTTCAATACCATAATGGTCCCCACTGATGGGTCAGAATATTCCCAAAAAGCTGAAGACACCGCACTAGCCCTGGCAAAAAAACTGGATTCCACTGTGGTTGCTGTTCACATAATCGATGAAAAACTCATATACCCCTATGAAGTCCTGGAAGAAGAGGGTAAAAGCATCCTCCATAAAGTACAGGAAAAGGGCGAAGAAATAGGGGTTAAAGTAGATGAGATACTCATTGTTGGAAGCCCTACCAATGACATGGCCAAGATAACCGAGAAAGCAGGGGCTGACCTGGTGGTAATGAGCACCCATGGTAAAACCGGACTGGAAAGGCTCATCATGGGCAGTGTGGCTGAAAGCGCCCTCAAGAAGATTCCAGTGCCTGTGCTGTTGGTTAAAAAGGGTTAA
- a CDS encoding ferritin, which yields MLDKKMEDALNYQLNRELYSGYLYLAMAAYFEDQDLPGFGNWMRVQAQEELSHAMKFYDYLVQRGSRVLMAEIEKPQSKWDSPVAAFEHVYEHEQMVTGLINDLVDLALELSDHATNNFLQWFVAEQVEEEESASGVLQKVKLTGESGSGLYMLDQELGQRVFNPPTATE from the coding sequence ATGTTAGATAAAAAAATGGAAGATGCCCTTAACTACCAGTTGAACCGGGAACTCTACTCTGGTTATCTGTACCTGGCCATGGCGGCCTACTTTGAGGATCAGGACCTGCCGGGTTTTGGTAACTGGATGCGGGTCCAGGCCCAGGAAGAGTTAAGCCATGCCATGAAATTCTACGACTACCTGGTGCAGAGGGGTAGCCGGGTGCTCATGGCTGAGATTGAAAAACCTCAAAGTAAATGGGATTCCCCAGTAGCTGCCTTCGAACATGTTTACGAGCACGAGCAGATGGTCACCGGACTCATCAACGACCTGGTGGATCTGGCCCTGGAACTCTCGGACCATGCCACCAACAACTTCCTCCAGTGGTTTGTGGCGGAACAGGTGGAAGAAGAAGAATCCGCCAGTGGAGTGCTGCAGAAAGTCAAACTTACTGGCGAATCTGGCAGTGGATTGTACATGTTAGACCAGGAACTGGGACAGAGAGTGTTCAACCCCCCGACAGCAACTGAGTGA
- a CDS encoding acetolactate synthase has product MSEDKRRKLKQISVFLENRKGRLWKAMNVLSSAEINIRALSIADTSGFGILRMIVHNPEEAKKALEADNFVVKVNEVIAVEVIDEPGGLDELLGVLNQADINVEYLYAFVEKKCDKAIVVLRTEDVDAGIAALEASNINILNADDVNLL; this is encoded by the coding sequence ATGTCAGAAGATAAAAGAAGGAAGTTAAAACAGATATCGGTGTTTCTGGAAAACAGGAAAGGAAGACTGTGGAAAGCAATGAACGTTCTTTCCAGTGCAGAGATTAATATAAGGGCTCTTTCCATAGCCGACACCTCAGGATTTGGTATACTGCGCATGATAGTCCACAATCCAGAAGAAGCAAAGAAAGCATTGGAAGCAGATAACTTCGTGGTAAAGGTCAACGAAGTTATTGCCGTGGAAGTCATAGACGAACCCGGGGGACTGGACGAACTTCTCGGTGTTTTAAACCAGGCTGATATTAACGTGGAATACCTTTACGCCTTTGTAGAGAAAAAATGTGACAAGGCCATTGTGGTGCTGCGTACTGAAGATGTGGATGCGGGTATCGCCGCACTGGAAGCCAGTAATATCAATATATTAAATGCTGATGATGTTAACCTCCTTTAG